A part of Prolixibacteraceae bacterium genomic DNA contains:
- a CDS encoding DUF493 domain-containing protein, producing MLDPYKRLEEILKEDDSWPKAYMFKFIVPNQDDKVNIVKAMMPEPNKVVMRSSKDLKYVSVSLKTTVKNADEILDLYKKVDQVEGVIKL from the coding sequence ATGTTAGATCCATACAAAAGACTAGAAGAGATATTAAAGGAAGATGACTCATGGCCTAAAGCTTATATGTTTAAATTTATCGTGCCAAATCAGGACGATAAAGTCAACATTGTAAAAGCAATGATGCCTGAACCAAATAAAGTGGTCATGCGTAGTTCAAAAGATCTGAAATACGTCTCCGTTTCGTTAAAAACAACGGTAAAAAATGCGGACGAGATACTTGACTTGTATAAAAAAGTGGATCAAGTTGAAGGAGTAATAAAACTATAA